The window AAGTCAGGAGTCTTTCTCACTCCATTTTATATTTTTGGAGGATTTCATCTTGGTCCAGAAATAAGTTATAGATTTTAAATTTCACTAGTTATGAAAAACATATTTTTGACATTTTTGATAATCATACTAGGTTACTCTCCATTGAAAGCACAAAAACTTGATTTCAATATAGGTTTTGGTAGTTATAGAGTACCTAATCAAGTAAAGTATGAATTGCCAAGAGCTGGTTTTAACATGAATTTTGGATTGATTTACCAAATCAATGATAAATGGGAGATGGGAACTGCTATCAATCATTCAGTCTTTAATTATGACAGACAATCACTTGCTGGAACTCCTGTATCATTAGGTACTTTTGGAACAGGAGGCAGAGTCAATTCCGATCATCTTTATTTCATACTTCGAAGGAAAATTTCTTTACCATTCAATCTGGAGGGAAGTTTTGGATTGGGGATCGGTGGATATGTAGAAAACAACGAATACTTAGTTGCTGTAGCTTTTGACGAAGAAAGAAACTTTTATAGAGGTGTTTCTTGGAACAGAGATATCGAAGCTGGTCTGCATTTTCCAGTTTCCTATACACTTAAAAAAATCTTTTCTAATAAAGTCTATTTAGGTTTAGAAGGAGGCGCATTCTTTGACAAGAATCTAAACACAAGAGGTATCTTCATTGGTCCAAAGGCTGGCATTTTTCTCTAAAAAGAATATCCAATTGATACTTGAGGAGCAATAAGCTCAGCAGGGTCAGAAGTGAAAAATGGTGTTAAGCCTGCTCTCAAAAGAAATCCTGACTTAGAAACTCTTCTGTATCCGAGAATTCCATTTAGCATCAGACCAGTTCCTGAAACTCTAGGATCTGAAGTTGCTCCTGTTGAATTGGTCTGAGACAATAAAATCATTGTAGCCCCAAGTCCTAATTCTAAAAAGTTTCTCTGTTTACCCAAGAGATAATTAACCCCTAATGGAATGGTTGCAACCCTAAATCCATCTATTGCAGTGTAGCCCAGCCCTGCTTTCGCTCCCAAGCCACTTGCCTGATCTTTGAATCTCCAATCATAGTTGAAGGAATAAAAAATTCCAGACCCCAAACCTTCAAGGTAAATCGCCTCTCTTTTGTTTTCATTTTGACTAATGCCTGAGAATGGAAGTGTCAAAATTAGAACTGATGCTATAAATAATATCCTCGTAAAATACATGAATGCAAAACTAAATAAATATTTCATAATCCTATTTTTATATTAAATATATTACTGAGTAATCCCATTTCATTTAAACGGGTATAAAGCCAATTTTCTATTGACCTATATATAACATTGATAAAAGAACAGGATAAAAAAGGCATTCCAAGCCTAGTTTCTTATATTTGTCACATTCAGAAATCAAATAAAATCCAAATAATATGCTTAAAGGTTTTTTCAATGTGCCTACACCGAAAAACGAACCGGTAAAGGCTTACGCACCGGGATCTCCGGAAAGAATAGAATTACAAAAAACACTTAAAGAATTTAGAGCCCAAGAAGTTGATGTACCGATGTATATCGGTTCTGAGGAAGTAAGAACAGGCAAGAAAAGACCAATGTCTCCTCCACACGACCATCAGCACATCCTTGGCTATTTCCATGAAGGCGATGCGTCTCACGTTGAGCAGGCAATCAATGCGGCTTTGGGAGCAAAAGAAGCTTGGGAATCCATGGAATGGGAACAAAGAGCTGCTATCTTCTTGAAAGCTGCTGACCTTCTTGCTGGACCATACAGAGCAAAAATCAATGCGGCAACCATGCTTGGTCAATCTAAGAATGCCATGCAAGCTGAAATCGACGCCGCTTGCGAATTCATTGACTTTTTAAGATTCAATGTGCAATACATGACTGAAATCTATGCACAGCAGCCACCTGTTTCAGGAGATGGCGTTTGGAATAGATTGGAACAAAGACCACTTGAGGGTTTTATTTTTGCATTGACCCCATTCAACTTTACAGCGATCGCAGGAAACCTTCCTACTTCTGCTGCCATGATGGGAAACACCATCGTCTGGAAACCTGCCTACACGCAGATTTACTCAGCAAAAGTTTTGATGGATGTTTTCAAAGAAGCTGGCGTTCCTGATGGTGTGATCAATTTGATCTACGTCGATGGACCAACAGCTGGAAATATCATTTTCAATCACGCTGATTTCGCAGGAATCCACTTTACAGGCTCTACAGGTGTGTTCCAACACATTTGGAAAACTATTGGAGAGAACATTTATAAGTACAAGTCTTATCCAAGAATCGTCGGAGAAACTGGCGGAAAAGACTTTGTCTTGGCACACAAATCTGCCAATCCAAAAGCTGTAGCAGTAGGACTTTCCAGAGGAGCATTTGAATTCCAAGGACAAAAATGTTCTGCTGCTTCAAGAGCCTATATCCCGAGCAACCTTTGGGATGATGTGAAAAAATATTTGCTTGAAGATCTTGCTGACATGAAGATGGGACCAACGGAAGATTTCACCAACTTCATCAATGCAGTCATTGACGAGAAGTCATTTGATAAAATAAGCAAATACATCACTGACGCCAAAAAAGCTGAAGGAGTAGAGATTATCGCTGGAGGAAATTTTGACAAGTCAAAAGGCTACTTCATCGAACCTACAGTCTTGGTCGTAACAGACCCAATGTACACGACCATGAAAGAAGAAATCTTCGGTCCTGTATTGACGATCTATGTGTACAATGCTGAGCATTTTGAGACTGCTTTGGAATTAGTAGATCAAACTTCTCCTTATGCCTTGACTGGCGCAATCTTCTCTACCGACAGGTATGCTATCGAATTGGCTACCAAAAAATTGAGAAATGCAGCAGGAAACTTCTATATCAATGACAAGCCGACAGGTGCGGTAGTAGGTCAGCAGCCATTTGGTGGAGCCAGAGCTTCGGGAACCAATGACAAAGCAGGATCCATGATCAACTTACTCAGATGGGTTTCTCCAAGAACAATCAAAGAAACTTTCGTATCTCCAGTGGATTACAAATATCCATTCCTTGGGGAAGATTGATTGAAGAAGCGAGAAAATAGATTTGAGAAGCGAGATACAAGAAACAAGACGTTACTTAAATTTGAAAAAAAGTAAAGATAAAACAATACCCCAGTATTGCATCCTAAAATAATAACCCTGAAAGGGTTAAACCTTGAATAACTTGTTCGCCGTGGCGGAGCCCTACCCGGGGATCAAAGTGAGCAATGGACTGGTCAACCCCAAATGGGGTTGAACTAATTATCGGTTAGTAGCCAAAAGCTTTATCAATTAAATTAAAACACCCTAAGATTAATTTCTTGGGGTGTTTTTTTGATTGAAAAACTTTTTAAATCCTTGATTTTCTTGGCAATTGGCTTTTAGTTTCTAACCAAAGACCTTAATTGGACTTTATCTTTAATTATATTCAAAATCAATCATGAAGTACTTTTATCATTTTCTAGCATTTTCTTTAGTCAGTTTATTATTTTCCTGCAACTCTTCCACTGAGGAGAACATAGGTTTTCAGGAAATAAAAATCACAGAGTCCGACATCATTTCTTTTGAAGAAGTAGTCAATGAAATCGAATTTATTCCATTTGTGATTCCAGAAGACACCCCTTTGAAACTCTCAGCAAACGATCCACATCTGGAAATTGATAATAAAATTTATTTCTCGGTAGGTGATTTCAGAGATGCTTCCATTCATGTTTTTGAACTCAATGGGAAGTATGAACAAACTTTCAAAAAACAAGGTGATGGTCCGGAAGAATATCCTTATATCAATGGAATTGACATGATTGACGACAAATTAGCAATTTGGGATCAACGAGGAACCTTCAAGCTTTATAATAAAACAAACTTTGACTTTGAAGGTGTCAAAAAACTAGCTGGCGTCGACATTGATTTCATTCCCTTTTATCAATCTTTAGGTGATGGAAAATGGATTTTGGTGGATGATTACAGCGGAGAAGTCGATGAAGAAAGCTATTACCCAGTTTTCCAACTTTTGGATGAAAAAACTGAGGAGATAAAAACATTTTCTCCAAAAGCCAGAGTAATAACTTCAAACATTATCGAAGGTCAAATTGCTGAAATGCCTGATAAGTCTTACATTTTGAATTATGGAGCATCTGACACAATCTATCATTATAAAAACGATAGTCTTCGACCTTGGATCAAACTCAATCTAGCGGATAACAACGCCCCTGAAAATGAGAAATTAGACCCAGAAAATTTCTTTGAAAACATATTTGCTAACCAAACTTATAGCTTCAATGTCGGCACTGCTTTAGCTGCAAATGACATTCTAAAAGTTGGAATATTTGGTATAAAAAAATCAACAAATCTTAACCAAGATGATTTAAACACATTTCCAATTCAGCACCTGTATATTCAATACCCAAGTTTGGAATATAAAGTCACCAAAGCTTTCGGTGCATTTGGAGGAAAAGGTTATACAAAAGATGGCTTCTTTTATGAAGTGCTGTTCGCTGAAAATATTTTAGCTTATCTTGAGAGCAATTACTTCGGAAAATACACTGCACAGCTCGAAGCAGCAATGGAAAACCTTGAAGATGAAGAAGATCCTATTCTCTTAAAATATAACGTCAAAGTAAAATGAGAAAATTGAAA is drawn from Belliella baltica DSM 15883 and contains these coding sequences:
- the pruA gene encoding L-glutamate gamma-semialdehyde dehydrogenase, encoding MLKGFFNVPTPKNEPVKAYAPGSPERIELQKTLKEFRAQEVDVPMYIGSEEVRTGKKRPMSPPHDHQHILGYFHEGDASHVEQAINAALGAKEAWESMEWEQRAAIFLKAADLLAGPYRAKINAATMLGQSKNAMQAEIDAACEFIDFLRFNVQYMTEIYAQQPPVSGDGVWNRLEQRPLEGFIFALTPFNFTAIAGNLPTSAAMMGNTIVWKPAYTQIYSAKVLMDVFKEAGVPDGVINLIYVDGPTAGNIIFNHADFAGIHFTGSTGVFQHIWKTIGENIYKYKSYPRIVGETGGKDFVLAHKSANPKAVAVGLSRGAFEFQGQKCSAASRAYIPSNLWDDVKKYLLEDLADMKMGPTEDFTNFINAVIDEKSFDKISKYITDAKKAEGVEIIAGGNFDKSKGYFIEPTVLVVTDPMYTTMKEEIFGPVLTIYVYNAEHFETALELVDQTSPYALTGAIFSTDRYAIELATKKLRNAAGNFYINDKPTGAVVGQQPFGGARASGTNDKAGSMINLLRWVSPRTIKETFVSPVDYKYPFLGED
- a CDS encoding 6-bladed beta-propeller gives rise to the protein MKYFYHFLAFSLVSLLFSCNSSTEENIGFQEIKITESDIISFEEVVNEIEFIPFVIPEDTPLKLSANDPHLEIDNKIYFSVGDFRDASIHVFELNGKYEQTFKKQGDGPEEYPYINGIDMIDDKLAIWDQRGTFKLYNKTNFDFEGVKKLAGVDIDFIPFYQSLGDGKWILVDDYSGEVDEESYYPVFQLLDEKTEEIKTFSPKARVITSNIIEGQIAEMPDKSYILNYGASDTIYHYKNDSLRPWIKLNLADNNAPENEKLDPENFFENIFANQTYSFNVGTALAANDILKVGIFGIKKSTNLNQDDLNTFPIQHLYIQYPSLEYKVTKAFGAFGGKGYTKDGFFYEVLFAENILAYLESNYFGKYTAQLEAAMENLEDEEDPILLKYNVKVK